AAACGGGAAACAATTTTCAACTCATACTTCAAAAAACAACGTTAACTTACGAGTTGACACTAAGCAGTGTCATTTACTTCAGTGTAAGTCTGGCAAGAACCACCACCAACCATATCAACAAGCAACCATTACAGAGAAAGGCTAAGGTCGCTAACCAGAAATCAATTGCAGATGGAAATTCAACACTGAACTAACTCTGATTTCCGGAGAAAAGGCAATCTCGGCTTGGCatcatatgataaataggtttCTTAAGAGTCATGCGGGATGCCCGTAATGCTGGACTTTAGTGCTCCAGGTGGAAGACGCATTCAGTTAATCGCTGAAGTTTGCTTGCATCGAGCTTCTGGTTAGTCTTAACCTTTGGTTTTACGACAGTAAGCATCCTGGCTGCCGCATCCAAGCTCCAACCGTTTTGCATGGCATCTGTAATGATTATTAAGACAACTATTGTCATCAGCTTCTGAAGCAGGCAAATATCATGCAGAAAGTCAAACACAATAGCATAATAAAATTTGCAGAACTAAAAATGCTTCAAATACAGAGGGATGCTTATTCCAAAAATATTcaatatgtttttcaatatgTTTCAAATATAGCAAGTTTTAGTTATAGCCATAGAAAGAGGGATACACGAGCCTTGATGCATtgaccacaaaaaaaaaataattttcaatATGTTACATGAATGACCTAcgaaaaattttggtaattagaAGGAAGAAGAATGCATTCACTATATTGAAATGGTAAAATGAAGACAACTCTTTTTGAGTGGGTTGTGCCAAAATTTCTACTAATTTTATACTCCACAACAGTACTCAAGCCAACAGAGATAGCCAATTAGATGTGAAATTGTGGATATACCTCATTGTGAACATCAAAATCAATGGGCCAGCATTATCACAATGatcaaaacaaactaaaattcatGCACACAAAAGTATGTTTAATTTTGACACAACCGAGTCTCAAAGACAACAAAATATCTGACACTTTATTCAAACCTAGAATGTACAATGCTCAATCCAGGAGAAATGTGGACAACACTGATGGCACAAAATGGAATTCAAGTATTGTATGAAGGAGAGGTTTCTATTTTCTATTGTGAAAGGAAAGTAATGTAATATGCAGTGTTATAATCCAGTCAGTACAATAGAAGTGCTACCCAAAAGAAGTCCATAGGGGCACCATCATTGTTTtagagttttagagttggacacggttattaagaaagtagatagaagtgaatggtggagggttgtaattggatgagtagtggaggtaggtgggaaaagtgaatggtggagggttgtgattggttggaaagagaatgttggtggagaagttgttatattttgggacaaatcctgagggttaaaagttgttatattttgagacataGGGAGAAACATTTACCTTCCAAAATTCAAGGAACTTGCAAAAACACATATTGGACGAAAGATTATAATCTATGAAGAAATGCTATGGAAGTTGAAAAGGATGCAGTGTATCCTAAAATTGGGACTTTGGATGATTTCTACAGATAAAGATGACTAAAAACACCATATTAACCATGTCAGAACTTCTATGATCTATACTGTTGATTAACATGAAGATAGTCAGAACATTGTACTTAACATTAAAAAACATAGTACAGCAACAAGATAGTTTCAGAAAATGTACAGTTAGTAGCATCCTCCTCATTCATCCCCATGAAGTGAGCCACATCAGCAACGCTGATTGTGGAATATGCAGAAGTCAACAACTGGAAAATCCTCTTTCTGTAGCTTTCTGTGTAATCAGAAAACAATATTGGATATTCAAGTTAACCAATTAtaaatactaaaaaaaatataaaacagcAGGCTTTATACTTATTtcctaatataaaaataatactagaagattaGTTGGTTAAACAAGCAAAAGGGAAACAATCATGATGTTATTAACTTATTATCCTGATTGACGTATTATTATGGTATATGTCATAGTAAGCACTTCATGGAAAGAACTTAACTTCTCTAGTTCCACTACTGTGTCACAATGACTGCTGGTAAAATGTTAACAATCACCTTATAAAAAAGTGCAAATGTTTAATTATAATGCTATTACATTAATACATTCAACAGTTTCACTCATAAATGATAACTACAAAGTGTTTATTTTGATTGAAGCATGAGTTAATGAACATCCTCTGTGCATCTAGAATTGTTGCATCATGTTGTCAATTAGAAGTAAAAATAGGAACAAAACTGAACTTCTTGGGAACCAAACTCTTATGAGCAGCCTGAAAATAATCAAATCACTAGTCCTTATTAAGGAGATAGTATAAACCCACTGAACAAGGCTATCTTAGGAAGCAAGTATTTCCAAGATAAACACTTTAACCATTACACTACGCAGCACAAAACTCTACTAACGGGCACTCTACTAATAGTAACTTTGCGTATTCATTAAGGAAGCTGATTCAGCCTGATTGTGCAGATAAATCGTTTCCACAATTACTCCATGAAgtatatgtatgcacatctgAATCTCCCGACTTCCCAACCCACACCACAAAGTGGTGACCTCCAACACAATACTACCACAGTATGCAATTCATTCTAGTAAGCAATACAACTTTGCACAAAGACACAGAATAATTCAACTGTTGCACGTTTCCATCATGAACAGTAAAGCAACAACCAGTACCTAGGAAGGCGGCCACGAAGTCGGCGATTTCAGGGCTCCACTCGAACCCCTGCGCGGCCGCGTAGACGCCCGCGTAATCGCGGTTCCAGAGGCACTGCCCGATCCTccagacggcggcgagctccggccgcgCGTCCTTCGCCTCCTGCGGCGTCGACTTCCACAGAAACCTCGCGCTGTTCCTGCTCACACACGCACCCACCCAGAAACACAAAAACAACATTAATCCCGGAAGCCCTAGCCCAGAAAAATTCCATGGGAGAGAGGTGGGGGAGCAGATCGCGGGGCGTTACAGGTCGTTGAGGTAGAGGTGGGCGAGGAGGTGCACGGCGTAGGGCCAGccgtcggtggcggcgcccCGGGACGCGGCCTGCGCGAGGAACACCGAGTCAGGAGCGCTACGCTAACCCTCCTCGCGTCGCGGGAGGCGGGAGAggggtggggaggggagggattGGTACCTGGAGGAAGAGGTCGTCGCAGAGCGGGGCGACGGAGGAGTAGGACttgccggcgagggcggcgtggacggcggcgagatccatcggaggaggaggtggcggtggtggccggccgccggcgggccGAGGCGAGGGGAGAAGAGGGGAAGGGTTTTTGGAGTTCGAGTAAAATTCGGAATTTGGGGCAGATTTGGAGAAATTTCAGGAAAGGAAATAAACGGGGGGAAGAAAAAACCCACGTGTAATCGTGTATCTCTCTGGCCCATCTGACATGTCCGGCCCAGGCTGGCCCGCGAGGGATAGGGTTGTTTCTTTCTCCAACATATactgcagtttttttttctttttgagattACATGGCAGACTCTAAGAGACGGAAATCAGCCAAACATCTTTTATGTTACTAAAACCCTGCTAAAAGTTCACCTAGATTTGATTTCTTTATGAGATAACATGGCAGACTCTAAGAGATGGAGATCGGTGAAACATCTATTATCTTATTAGGATTTAAACCCTAGTGGATGGAGCCATGCACCCACGACTCCATCACCACCCACTAGTGCTTCCCCAACATGCTGCAAATTTGACTACTATTTGATTCAAATTTGGAAGTAGATTGAATACTACTACTGGTTGGTTTTGTCTATTTAGAGAGAGCGGTGTTTTATTGGTTATGGTAAATCATTACTACAAAGTATCTCccgaatacactccaaggtTACGTTACGGTGCATAACATCACTAGAATGTTCACAGAAACGAGCTAATAAATGAGTCGCGGCATTCAACATAGATAAACATGATTAAAACTAATAGAGGAGAAACCCACTGCTATGACCTTGATGTCTGCAATCACTATGCCATTTGAAGATTGGTCCATGGATAATGAGTTAACTCTCCGTATGACTGCATTCAGAATTACTAGCGTTTTGAAAACCTTCTTCGCAAGTGAGAGCAACAACGCGGCGTAGAGCCAATGCTTCAGCAAGCTATACTATGGTAACCTCTTTTGTGCGCTCATTGCAAGCCAATAAATCACAGGTGTAGTTTTTTATTACCATGCCCACTCCCATTCGACGTGTTTACTGAAAAGTTGCAGCATCAACATTGATAGCAACAACATCACGGTTTTATTTGAATGAGTTGATTCGAAACAAATTAAATACTATTTGATGGTAGTTTGAATGAGTTGAATAAAAACTGTTACGAAATGAGTAAATTGCACAGAACTATTCGTAACTACAAATTTATgtatatcacaaaattacaattTTAACATCAATATTATTATAAAACTACTAGTTTCAAGAGTTTATATTTGGGTTGAGCTACATGCTATGATTGTGTGATAAAATTAGTGTTCAAATTTGTAGATCTACAATATTATGCATTAGACCTGTAGTATTGTGGTAAATTTGATGCTATTGTGATACACCCTCTTAAGTCTGTAGTTTAATGTAAGTTTGGGTAAAATTGTAATACTGTCATAAATTTAGATCAAAATTTGTGCTTTTCTCATACACCctataaaaattataattattgtTTTGCGATAGTATGGTAAGGTGGTTCTTGGTACAAAGGGCCTTAGGAAGTATCCACTTGATGAACTACATTCATATAGGCTTAATCTCCTCCTGACTAAAGGCCTATTTGTAATGGATAAATTTTGGAAGCTGTTTAtgagaaattaaattaaattgtttGAAAATCCTGTAAATTACAGACATTCTGGGACTTTTGCAGTTGGAGGATTGGAGTGCCTCCATGCCAGATGGAcagatatttatatataaatcaaTCATCGTAACATTAAACTGCAGGAACAGAAGCATGTTGTTTCACAATCACTAACAATTAGTGGAATCAGGCAATCAGCTAATCCGAATGTCAAACAGCTGCCCAGTTAGAATTACGCGAAACATGCACAGGAAAGTCGAGCAAAAACATATGCAACGTCACCATATCCAATTCAAAAGCGAGTTCGATACGATTTGCACATTCATAGAAAATGCTGTGCGATCTTCCAACACCATAACAAATGGATCTTCTGAGCTAGATTTGAGGACAACACACTAAAAAGATGCTACAATGCACAGTTGGAATGGTAATAGAACTGAGGAAAAAGCAAATGGAAGAATAACCTAGCTACAAAATCATAACTAGCCGCATCCCCCACACTGAAGTCACTATGTCAAACTTTTGAACATAAAAACCTAAACAGATTAAGTTACAGCAGAAGATAACACTAATCTAATGAAGACGAGTCACTGCATTGGATAGTTGACGAGCCAGCCAATCTCTActcttgaggaggaggaggaggtccacGGCCACGGCCTCCACCACGACCACGTCCACAGCCTCGGCCTCGACCACGGCCCCTTCCTCTGCCACCTTCTGTAGTTCACAAAAGATGCAAGGCAAAGTAAGGAACAAATGCAAAGTTACGTATGCAAATTTGTAacacttcaaaaaaaaatccaaggcAAAACAGTCATAGTAGTtgtaaatttaaggttaaataTTACTTTTGTAACTTATTTTACACATCTGACAAAATAATCTTAAATTTATATCAACATAAACCATAAAAAATCAAGTGGCTCTCGGACAACGTTCAGCCAACATCCATTAAATGTGTGATAAATGATAGCAGATAGTATATTTCAGTACAAACCAATAGGTAAGAAAAATACAATCGAACTGAAGGAACTATAATTTATAATGCTATTTCTAGGTAATAAAGTTTAAGCATAACTAACCATGCCCTTGCATAGGAGGTGCATTAGGCTCCCCATCATCATATCCACCAGCTTCTTCCATTGCAAAACCATCTCCACCATAACCCCTGCCAGGTCCAAAGGATCCACGCCTgccccttcctcttcccctgccACGATATCCCTGAGGCTGTGGGACCTCTGCATCTCCATGCTCATCATCATAATCTTCATTGTTGAACCCTGAATTGCATTCATAGAGGCATCAGATCAACACCAAGACCAATCATAATTTGCAGGGATATAAACTTTACAATCATCAGTAGGCAGATATTTACCTCTTCCCCTGCCCCTTCCACGGCGACCACGTCCTCTTCCACGACCACTGGGCACGGCCTCTGCCTCCTGATCAAAGTCAGTTGGCGGCCTGACCTGATCAGCCGGTATCGGTGGTTGGTAACTACACAAAGCAAAGTCACATCACATATGTTTTGAAGAGATAAATATTGCATGAGTATGTTGAAAAGAAATAGACCGCCAGATAATAGGGATATATTTGGAGCAAATATTGCCTACAATAACTCTATGGTTTGAATTTTCTAGCAAATATAATAAGTAGCAGCAGTAGTATACTGAGACAGTCTAGCAAAAAGTTAAGATATGCGACACGATGAATTTTAAATGAGCCATTCCTGGAAAGAATTCTATCTTATCTTGAACTACTGACAATAATCATATCCAACTAGAGCtctcttagattttttttacaaaaaatcgAAAGGGGAGGAAGAAAGTGCAGAATTCTACTTACCCAGGAGATGACGTATCCAGCTCCTTCTTTGACAATGTAATGGTAATCAAGGAAACATGGCGGGTAGTCTCAAGGCTATCATAAAGACAAACAATCATATCAAACACATAAGCCCTTTCCAAAATAGATACAGGTACATGGAAAAAAGATTGTGTGATCCTCACGTGTTAAGCCCTTCTTCCAATGGTTCCCAAGTGTCAGTTATGTCGATTGATTCAATAGAGGTATTCTGATGGAGACCAACAATCCTTCTCTGCTCAGGGAGGGCGTAGATCAGCACATGGCATATCGTAACAGTGAGGGATATCCAATATTATCTGATTACATTATGGAATTGCAAATTTACCTTGAGAAGCTCCACAATTGCGACGGTCTTGTTGATCGCCCTTCCCATAGCTTTGATAACGATTTCATCTGTCGCGTTGTCCTGCTATGAGGAACGAGAAAGCAAAAGCAATTATTAGTGACTAATTAGAAAACATGGATATTCCCCCAAAATAGCAGTCCCAAACATAAAGAGATGGACAGATTTAACAAAGCCACTACAGTCAGATTCCCTCATGATTACTGTGCCATACCAGACAGTGGACAAATCAAATCTCCACACATATAGAAAACAATTACTAATAATTAGTATCATTCACAACACAATACCACCTTTACCCTACTAAATCTATTTCCTATTTTATTTTAAGGATAGTACAGGGTGAAAGTACTATCCTAAGACACACAGTGAACAAGCCCCACCTATCAATCATCAACAGCAACGATAAACCGCCTGCTACACCAGACCAGAAAAGAGTTCACTTCCTAAAACAATTTGTATATTCTATGGGATATAATACTAGTAGCAATTAGCAAAAATAAAACGTAACCAACCAACACctagagcagcagcagcagcatctacCAACGCAATAGTAGAGCCCTAGGTCACCAGAAAATCGGCCGGAAACATCGAGACGCGCCCCAGATTCGCTTCCGCCAACGGCGGCGAGATTACTGAACCCGCACTAAACCCTAGCTCtccccacccaaaaaaaaaacaaaaaacaaaacaaatcgaaggcggaggaggaggaaggcggacCTGGAGCAGGGCGAGGGCGTAGGTGATGTAGTTGCGGGTGCGGCCCTGCGCGGTGATGCGGATCTCGTTGGCGCCgatggccgcctcctcccgcggcTTCTCCACCCTCTGGTACCGATCCATCGCCTcgaatcctcctcctccgctccgcctcGCCTCGAACCGAATCGAAAAATCCGCCTCTCGCagctgctgcttccgccgctagatttctcctctcctcttcgtcGTCGCCTCGAGAGGAGTAGTAGTTTTTGGCTTTGCTCGACGCCGCGAGGGGGAGGGAAGGATATAGGTGGGGGGAAGCCGGAGGTGGATAGGGTTCGGAGCGAGCCCGACAGGGACCCGGTTTGGGAGCCCGGGCCCGGCACGTCGTACGGTCGGTCGGACCGTCTCTCGGGTTGGGTTGGGTGGGGTGCGTTGGTTGGTCGTGTCTGTCCGCGTCGGGGTTGGGGTATCTGGTCCGGTCCGGTCCGCGTCGATCGAGTTGgggaaaattgaaaaaaaaaaaggggataaATCGGACGCGCATGTCGAGGCGGGCGGGCACGGGTTGGATCTGGACTGTCGGTTTCCGATCGGGCGGTCGTCGCGTCGATGGGGGGCTGGTCTGTGGTGAGGTCAACGCCTTTGCCATGTCCAGATTCAGATTTCCCTTCAGATTTTGAATGGGACTTTGATAAATATACAATATTACATGCAACTACAATATAAAATTTGTGTAGACAAATACGTTAGCAAAATTGTTTTGAATAGTACTGAACTACCCGGAGTTCAGATTAGATAATTAGATTACTGTTTCGGATACAATTAGACGGGAGGGGTAATATTGTCTCGTGTCATGTCCGTACTCCGTAGACTGTATAGCTGCTAAGATTACAGTTCGAATTCGGAAGAATACCAAACCGTTAATAATAGGAGTACTTATACTAACCGAAAGTATAGTACGAGCTCGAGTCCAGTACGACCGCGTGGTTTCTTAATTCTTACATTTATCATCCTATATAATCTTGTTATATTATACTGATTAAAGCCTAAAACAGCTACAGTAACGACCCCCCACCCCCAGTTTGTTTCAAAAACCAAAGCTAGCCTCCCAATTAAGGTAAAAGATTGCACCAAAACTCCTGATCTATTTACGCATACAATACAAGACTGAGGGAGAAACGAATCAAACGATAGGAACAGATTGATGGCTGTAAAACTCCGGTCCCTACCACTGATGCACATCGGTGATATCGGATTTTCATCCTCGAGTGAATGTTTTCTCGTTGCTTGCATATCATCACcaaaatagttataaaaaattttaaaaagttttgataatatagattaatataaaatatatcattttacAAACATGCAAGACTAAATTCGACTTCTATAAGTTACAACAAAGAAACAAACTAAACTGTGAAAATAGTTATCATACATTCGTTGTTATTTTTCTACAACttttaaaagttaaattttaacttgcatattatggagtgatatatttgatattaatctttattttaaatttattttaaattttctgtaaCTATTTAGATAGGATGTACATAACGAGAGATGAGTACACTTTCCCATGCATTTTTGAAAGCGAATTCAAGCAGAACCTGCAGAAAATCCTGATCTCGCTCGAAATCAGTACTCCTACTGGCTACTGCTGGAGTAGTACCATGCGTGGTTCCTCCACAGCTTTGATTAGCGATGACAAGGAACCGCACAAAGCGTACTCCTATATTACTCCTGTCCTAACTATGGTGCCCAAAGATGGCAGCAGCGTTGATGACAACATTAACACGGGAGGATGAAACAACAACCGGTGGTATCCCTGCAATATTTACTGACCAatgttgcaagttgcaactcgACGCTTTTGCTTTGACACCAGCTGGTTAATTGTCGACGACAATTAGGCCAAATCAAGAGACACATTTATTCACAGGCAAAGTTGGATCCCCAATTGGTTTGCTAGTGCCGCGACGAAGGAACTGGGCTAGGAAGGCCCTGCCCATGCACACAGCCCACAGGGGCCTGCGAGCCTGCGACTGCGAGATAAGAGAGTGCACAGGTCGATGCATCCTGGTTACTTGGTGAGTTTAGTCCCATACCGGGGAATCAAGCAGGTGCGCAGCCCCCTCAAATGGTGGCCTTGGCGGCTGCTGGGCGTGCCAAAATGGAGGCACACGAGGAGCCCGTGGATCCCCGTGACCTAGTGGCGGCACAGTGTGCACGGTATGTGCACGTAGCGATCCCCAAACTTGATGTTGCAAAAAACTTCCTCCACAAGAGGATCCGCCACTAGCCAGGCGCATGACACATGCGCTTAGcaaactttttttatttcttcttctctttactTATTAAATAAATGAAATTGATACATTTTTGTTTCTTCCTCTTTACTTATTAGATGATGAAAATAATAcatttttgtttcttctttACATTGTATAAATGAAGATGACTCTGCATTGTATAAATGAAGATGACTCATGTACATTTTTGTTTCTTCCTCTTTACTTATTAGATGATGAAAATGATGcatttttgtttcttctttACATTGTATAAATGAAGATAACTCTGCATTGTATAAATGAATATGACTCATGTGTCACCTTGTGATTGAGTCGTAGGTTTTCATAACCGATTCTGCTAAATCTTTGTCGACAGATTTTTCGTTGCAAATCACTCTTTTTTCAACCCTTAAATTTATGGTGAGATTCGTGCTAACAACATCCAAAAAACTAAGGCAGCTTACCACTTACCATGTGCAGCGCTTGGCCATTTGAGTATGGAGGAGAATTTGGTTGTATATATAAAACAATATTTACATcataatataaaattacagtcctatataactaaattatatatgtaaattcagttgatatgacatgtaagtgcactataattttgataaaaataatgtgtaagtaaatatgcatttgttattttcttttgtagttCGTTAGATATAAATCTAAAGGTAGAAAAAATctaggtgattttttttttgaaaaaatggaTATTCAGTTCCACTGTAACACCTTGAAAATCATATCGGATCCATGCCATGTTACTAGGATCTATGCCACTGTAACACCTTGAAAATCTAATCCATGCCATGTTGTAGGTCTGATACACGTTTTGAATCGTATTTTCCCATATACCAAAATAGGCATGCCTCCTGTTGCCCAAGCATTGTCTATTTGTCTACTACAATTTAATGCTCCACGTTATATGATCTCCTATGATGCTACAATTTAATGCTTCGTGTCAGATCAGATATCCTATGACTTATGCATTGTCTATTtgtctactactccctccgtccctccgtcccataatataagagattttgacattttgcttgcactatttaaccactcgtcttattaaaaaaatttatgcaaatataaaaaataaaaagttgtgcttaaagtactttaaataataaagtaagtaaaaaaataataattccaaattttttttgaataagacgaatgatcaaacaatgtaagtaaaatattaaaaatccttatattaagggacggagggagtataatttaatTAATGCTTTGCGTCAGATCAAATCCACAACATTTTGAATCAAAATCACTCGGGCAAAAGAATGGTGATGGAGGAGTTGGCGTAGAGGAGTTGCCGACCACGAGCACCAGCTAAACCTAGAACCCACCAGTGGCCGCCCTACATCTGCTTGCGTCACGCTGAGCCACTACTAAACCCGCTATCTCTGAGTCTCGTCACCATCGCCAGATATGCTTAACCACTGGATCTACAAGGTCCTCAACGAACGGAGTGAAGAAAGAGAGGGTGGGATTATGAGATATGCTCCGCACAGTCCTGACCTTGCCACCATTGCCGCTTGCTCCACCGTCGACACGGTCAGCGCCACCCCCGGCTGCTTGTTTCGCTGTCGACGCCATGTCGCGAACCGATGGCACTTGCTCTGTTGTCCCCTGCTCGCTCAGTTGGTTGGAGGAATGTAGGGTAGAGACGATTGGGGGCAGAGGAACCCACGGTGTCTGACACAGGAGGGAGAGGCATTTTgatccatataaaattataaatagcCAAGAAAAAGAGAGTTGAAATGTATGTACACATGATATAGATCAGATTTTAAAAGTATTCTAGTAGCATGATTCCTAATACATCAATTGCAGTGAAATTTTAAAACCataaaaattataatggtatagATCCAATTAAAACCCAATGGTTACTAGAGTTTAgtaaagggttttttttttacatgcagTGATGTACGCCATGCCTGCACACGCTCTGCTTTGGCACAAATTAGGCCCACCAATATCATCAGCTCGTCAACGACAATTAGATCCATTATACAGGCAAGTTGAATCCCAATTGGTTTGGTGGGCCGCTAGTGGCCCACACGCTCCAGCAGAGTGCCCACAGCCCACAGGGCCTTTGGCTCTGCACACGTCGATGCACTCTCTGGTTTAGTCCCATACCACGGAGCAAAGGGGGTGTGCTGCCCCTCAAATACCGTCCGCGTGGCATCTGGGCGTGCAAAAGAGGAAGCACACGCTGAGGGTGACGAAGCGTGCTAGTGGCGGCGTAATTTGTGGGCGATATGCCTACATAGTAATCCCTAAAACCAAACTTTGAGTGTTTGTAACCAAATTCCCGCCACTAGCTCCCAAGCACATTACATATGTGCTTCTAGgcaatttttttggaaaataaatatattgctACTATATTTAGACTAATCTGATGGACATATAATCTTTTTTTCGCAAACGGGAAAAAGCTATGCATGTCAGTATGTTAGAAGAAGAATTATGTTTTTTCTTAAAGGCGCAAAATCTTTGCACATCGCTATATTAGAAGAAGAATGTTTAAATACAACTTTTGGCACAAATATGAAAAAGCTTTGACCTTTGCATGTCACTATGTTAGAAGAagaatgatgtttttttttcgcaaAGGCACAAAAGCTTCGCACGTCgctatattagaaaaaaaaatgtttacatATATGTTGTAATGATCATGGAGGGGTTATGAGGGGGAGAATCCAAACTAAAAGTGGGCTAACTAAACCGGAATATGCTCCAAATAAAAGGTGCAGGGGGTGGTGTTGGCTATAGAAAAACAGCCAAGTGCCAAAAATATCTCAAAGAGAAAAAGGTTCTACCTTCAGCTAGAGCCGCCCCTCTTGCATGCTCGTGTCCACCACCGTATCTACCTGGGAAACATCACCAGTGAAGACGCAAGAATTTTGTTCTAGCCAAAGCTACCAGGTAAGCAGGAGGACGGAAGAATTGAAGGTGCTTGTGCATTCAGCCATATGACTCCTCCCACCAAAGATGGAGGTTAGACTACCGATTGGGAGAGAGGCTTGATAGGCCTACCTCGATGAGCAGCTTGTGCCACACCTGTCTAGCAACAGCACATTCCATTAGAATGTGGTTTGATGTCTTCGGCTCCTGCGTGTAGAAGGGGCACATGACATGGTTGTCCATCCCCACTGAAACATTAGGTCCGCCATCTAGCATCAACGTTGGATGTTA
This window of the Oryza sativa Japonica Group chromosome 4, ASM3414082v1 genome carries:
- the LOC4335854 gene encoding COP9 signalosome complex subunit 8; this encodes MDLAAVHAALAGKSYSSVAPLCDDLFLQAASRGAATDGWPYAVHLLAHLYLNDLNSARFLWKSTPQEAKDARPELAAVWRIGQCLWNRDYAGVYAAAQGFEWSPEIADFVAAFLESYRKRIFQLLTSAYSTISVADVAHFMGMNEEDATNYAMQNGWSLDAAARMLTVVKPKVKTNQKLDASKLQRLTECVFHLEH
- the LOC9269193 gene encoding uncharacterized protein, with amino-acid sequence MDRYQRVEKPREEAAIGANEIRITAQGRTRNYITYALALLQDNATDEIVIKAMGRAINKTVAIVELLKRRIVGLHQNTSIESIDITDTWEPLEEGLNTLETTRHVSLITITLSKKELDTSSPGYQPPIPADQVRPPTDFDQEAEAVPSGRGRGRGRRGRGRGRGFNNEDYDDEHGDAEVPQPQGYRGRGRGRGRRGSFGPGRGYGGDGFAMEEAGGYDDGEPNAPPMQGHEGGRGRGRGRGRGCGRGRGGGRGRGPPPPPQE